A region from the Mya arenaria isolate MELC-2E11 chromosome 2, ASM2691426v1 genome encodes:
- the LOC128217056 gene encoding sodium/calcium exchanger 3-like isoform X2, with the protein MSDTVQISNVSVDLNNYTCSSKGLILPLVSEYTWGTGGRAFLYLIGLLWIFLAVAIIADVFMCSIERITAKTTKIRVADPDVEGGYREMDVRVWNNTVANLSLLALGTSAPEILLSVIEIIGNGFKAGNLGPGTIVGSAAFNLLVISGICIMSIPSPDTRRIKEIKVFFVTAFTCVFAYVWMAIVLMVSTPNRVDIWEALVTLAMFPILILVAYLADRNFCMGRKDEHAEGVVGFSLDSKKKYTEDKGLLKSEVRGQARSYETMSDEDPERKRESRRVHDGDGEADLMHLAKELGHEVRDGDLSEHEAAQLAIAKANENTSHDRGWYRVNATRMLTGGRKLIPRVLTNFQQLAPEDRADKDIAMRSKDHTAGGSKAVVEFTAAAVSVLENEGKVRIGIRRYGKKDMPCTVRVETINGTALAGEDYKPFSEDVLFSKNEELRQVFIEIVDDCEWEPDEFFFVRLTIPVQEDQSHEQVAIGNVAINQVTIINDDEPGKLEFAKPSLVIKESYYVARIPVNRINGCDGHVSVKWRTSDITAKEGIDYQGREGLLTFDNQEINKTIDIPLFESKKKERDECFAIELGDCDGGAELGKIRKTIVTIVNDDEFDGIVSRLLNMTKANMGGMALESSTWVQQFKEAMNVNGGDIDNATFLDYVLHFFTFGWKIIFACVPPAKYGGGWPTFLISLGVIGLLTTFINDLAGTFGCLIGLDDAITAITFVALGTSMPDTFASKTAALNEKTADSSVGNVNGSNSVNVFLGLGLPWTIASIYWAVKGEYFEVPAGSLGFTVIVYSVFACIALGLLLLRRFLPVFGRAELGGPQGPKIASGVFVIFLWVFYVILTALQVKDVIKVSF; encoded by the exons ATGTCGGACACGGTGCAGATCAGCAACGTGTCGGTCGACTTGAACAACTATACATGCTCGAGCAAGGGGCTCATACTTCCGCTGGTGAGCGAGTACACGTGGGGGACCGGTGGCCGCGCCTTCCTCTACCTGATTGGGCTGTTGTGGATATTCTTGGCGGTAGCTATCATCGCCGACGTCTTTATGTGTTCCATCGAACGAATCACTGCCAAGACCACCAAGATTCGCGTAGCGGACCCGGATGTGGAGGGTGGTTACCGGGAAATGGACGTCCGTGTGTGGAATAACACTGTCGCCAACCTCAGTTTGCTGGCGCTCGGAACTAGCGCACCAGAGATCTTGCTGTCCGTAATTGAAATCATTGGCAATGGGTTTAAGGCCGGCAACCTTGGGCCAGGAACGATCGTTGGTTCCGCGGCCTTTAATCTCCTCGTTATTTCCGGTATCTGTATCATGTCGATACCTTCACCGGACACACGTCGCATCAAGGAGATAAAAGTGTTCTTCGTGACGGCGTTTACGTGCGTATTCGCGTACGTGTGGATGGCGATCGTGCTGATGGTATCAACGCCAAACAGGGTGGACATCTGGGAAGCGCTCGTGACCCTAGCCATGTTCCCCATCCTCATCCTCGTCGCATACCTCGCTGACCGAAACTTCTGTATGGGCCGGAAGGACGAACATGCCGAGGGCGTCGTCGGCTTCTCTCTAG attcaaaaaagaaatacacag AGGATAAAGGGCTACTCAAGAGCGAGGTGCGCGGGCAGGCGCGGTCTTATGAGACCA TGAGCGATGAGGACCCTGAGCGTAAACGGGAGTCCCGTCGGGTGCATGATGGAGACGGCGAGGCCGACCTCATGCACCTCGCTAAG GAACTGGGTCACGAGGTCCGAGACGGCGACCTGAGCGAACATGAGGCTGCCCAGCTTGCCATCGCCAAGGCAAACGAGAACACCTCCCATGACCGCGGCTGGTATCGCGTTAACGCCACGCGCATGCTCACCGGAGGCCGGAAACTCATACCGCGTGTGCTCACCAACTTCCAACAG CTTGCGCCAGAAGATCGTGCAGACAAGGATATTGCGATGCGGTCCAAGGACCACACGGCCGGCGGCTCGAAGGCGGTGGTGGAGTTCACTGCAGCCGCCGTCAGCGTACTGGAAAACGAGGGCAAGGTCAGGATCGGCATCCGGCGCTATGGAAAGAAGGACATGCCCTGTACCGTCCG TGTAGAGACCATCAACGGCACGGCCCTGGCTGGCGAGGACTATAAGCCCTTTAGTGAGGACGTGCTCTTCTCAAAGAACGAGGAGCTGCGCCAGGTCTTCATCGAAATCGTCGACGACTGCGAGTGGGAACCAGATGAGTTCTTCTTCGTCAGGTTGACCATTCCTGTACAAGAGGACCAGAGCCACGAACAGGTCGCCATTGGCAACGTGGCCATTAACCAGGTCACCATCATTAATGACGACG AACCTGGAAAGCTGGAGTTCGCTAAGCCCAGCTTGGTGATAAAAGAGAGCTACTACGTGGCACGGATCCCGGTGAACCGCATCAACGGCTGCGACGGTCACGTGAGTGTCAAATGGCGTACGTCAGACATCACAGCGAAGGAGGGTATCGATTACCAGGGTCGCGAGGGTCTACTCACGTTCGACAAccaggaaataaacaaaaccatCGACATACCACTCTTTGAAAGCAAG AAGAAGGAGCGTGACGAGTGTTTCGCTATCGAGCTTGGCGATTGTGACGGCGGAGCGGAGCTCGGCAAGATCCGTAAAACCATCGTCACCATCGTCAACGACGACG AGTTTGACGGCATCGTGAGTCGGCTATTGAATATGACGAAGGCGAATATGGGTGGTATGGCGCTCGAGTCCTCCACGTGGGTGCAGCAGTTCAAGGAAGCGATGAACGTCAACGGCGGCGATATCGACAACGCTACCTTCCTCGACTACGTCCTCCACTTCTTCACTTTTGGATGGAAG ATAATCTTCGCGTGTGTACCCCCAGCAAAGTACGGGGGCGGATGGCCGACGTTCCTCATTTCGCTGGGGGTCATCGGGCTCCTCACGACGTTTATAAACGACCTCGCGGGCACATTCGGATGTCTCATCGGGCTCGACGACGCCATTACCGCCATCACATTCGTCGCGCTCG GAACGAGTATGCCTGACACGTTTGCGAGTAAGACGGCAGCGCTAAACGAGAAGACGGCTGACAGCTCGGTGGGGAACGTGAACGGAAGTAACTCGGTGAACGTGTTCCTGGGACTCGGGTTGCCCTGGACCATCGCCTCCATCTACTGGGCAGTCAAG GGTGAATATTTTGAAGTACCGGCGGGTTCCCTAGGCTTCACGGTGATCGTGTACTCGGTGTTCGCTTGTATAGCGCTAGGCCTCCTCCTCCTTCGCCGCTTTCTTCCGGTATTCGGGCGCGCTGAGCTGGGCGGTCCCCAGGGCCCTAAGATTGCCTCAGGCGTGTTCGTTATCTTCCTGTGGGTGTTTTATGTAATACTTACCGCTCTGCAGGTCAAGGATGTTATCAAGGTCAGCTTCTGA